The following proteins are co-located in the Tachysurus vachellii isolate PV-2020 chromosome 19, HZAU_Pvac_v1, whole genome shotgun sequence genome:
- the LOC132862283 gene encoding cadherin-like protein 26 produces the protein MLKTIILLFLLVLWAESSHEQTSQDGTRNKTSERVLIRSKRRWVLSTFEINEEIPGPYPQLFTELHNDKHLNHSILFKISGQGVTEKPLGVFTINETTGEIFLNKPIDRETHPILKVNFDVIDKESHKIVDKTLAFDVKVKDKNDNPPLFKPEVLNINVTENTKEGQLPILLQATDIDEVGTENSHVSMRIVSQEPALPKISLYSILDEKGSQLTKLVFTGCFDYDKVKKYKMFVEARDHGIPSLSSTATINIHITDSNTHAPVFTDLKFNANVLEMETNKEILRIPVQDKDNPNTPGSRAVFTILKGNEEGNYKIETDPLTNEGVLTVIKGKDYERTTLTELEIGVDNEEPLFFCVDGKPVNPIPKTLNRSKNVKVTVKVIDVNDPPVFHNKIHIVYEVEEEEPGEVLYTPTVTDEDSDQAKIRYELVEDPANWMSIDPQTGIITLAKKMDRESPYVNESTYTVVMRAIDDGEPPGTGTGTLVVKLGDKNDNAPYLTCNPSVICGNKGDRVRVTAQDADVYPYSGPFTITLDKDDQELKSMWKFEHTVSEILLISLKTLPYGNYTVPLKIADQQGVQANDVLKVVVCDCGNGTVCKNRLPRSSTLHISAIGILLGILLLIALLLFCFACKCEMNRKKKINDFMEFLQDDGNQTLIKYNLEGEGSRKLTQAANGHSDTHKSKNICANSSAPPQFTHSPIGFYWSLSPLQHTQVPIGLSDESWNIYAPTRTRRKYSTHNATRSQLTRANQSSFSFLSQDITKQHLEKKLWNLATEQKNFPEDHPQDYSSEGTFTDAVSIDKLSVYSTEDDGLDFLVDLGPKFCTLGEIVQQGIKEK, from the exons ATGTTGAAGACCATCATTTTGCTTTTTCTTCTGGTG CTGTGGGCCGAGAGTTCTCACGAGCAGACAAGCCAGGACGGGACCAGAAACAAGACAAgt gAGCGAGTGCTCATTCGGTCCAAGAGGAGATGGGTGCTCTCTACTTTTGAAATAAATGAGGAAATTCCTGGACCTTACCCTCAATTATTTACAGAG TTGCACAACGATAAGCACCTGAATCACTCCATCCTATTCAAAATCAGTGGCCAAGGTGTGACAGAAAAGCCATTAGGTGTGTTCACCATTAATGAGACAACTGGTGAAATTTTCCTGAACAAGCCCATAGACAGAGAAACCCACCCCATACTCAAG GTGAATTTTGATGTGATCGACAAAGAAAGTCATAAAATTGTTGACAAAACCTTGGCTTTCGACGTGAAAGTAAAAGATAAGAACGATAATCCACCGTTGTTCAAACCTGAAgttttaaacataaatgttacagagaacacaaaagaag GTCAGCTTCCTATTTTACTGCAAGCAACAGATATTGATGAGGTAGGCACTGAGAATTCTCATGTCTCCATGAGGATAGTGTCTCAGGAGCCAGCACTGCCAAAAATCTCTCTGTATTCTATCTTGGATGAAAAAGGCAGCCAGCTCACAAAACTCGTCTTCACCGGGTgctttgattatgat aaagtaaagaaatataaaatgtttgtcgAAGCACGGGATCATGGAATACCATCACTCTCATCCACTGCGACTATAAATATCCACATCACTGATTCTAACACTCACGCTCCTGTGTTCACTGACCTAAAG TTCAACGCTAATGTTTTGGAAATGGAAACCAATAAAGAAATTTTAAGGATTCCTGTGCAAGATAAGGACAATCCTAACACTCCAGGATCTAGAGCAGTGTTCACTATCCTGAAGGGTAATGAGGAGGGCAACTACAAGATTGAAACAGACCCACTTACCAATGAAGGAGTTCTGACTGTCATCAAG GGAAAGGATTATGAGAGAACCACTCTGACTGAACTGGAAATAGGAGTAGACAATGAGGAgccattatttttttgtgttgatgGAAAGCCAGTTAATCCCATTCCAAAGACTTTAAATAGGAGCAAGAACGTTAAAGTCACCGTCAAAGTCATTGATGTGAATGATCCACCTGTGTTTCACAACAAAATACATATCGTTTACGAGGTTGAGGAGGAAGAGCCCGGAGAGGTGTTGTACACTCCCACGGTCACAGACGAGGATTCAGACCAAGCTAAGATCAG GTATGAACTGGTAGAAGATCCAGCTAATTGGATGTCCATAGACCCACAGACTGGCATTATTACCCTGGCAAAAAAAATGGACCGTGAGTCTCCGTATGTCAATGAGAGCACCTACACTGTTGTGATGCGAGCAATAGATGATG GAGAACCTCCTGGCACGGGTACAGGGACTCTGGTGGTCAAGCTGGGAGATAAGAATGATAATGCACCTTATCTAACCTGCAACCCTTCTGTGATATGTGGGAACAAAGGTGACAGAGTGAGAGTCACTGCACAAGATGCTGATGTTTATCCGTATAGCGGACCATTCACCATCACACTTGACAAAGATGATCAGGAGCTGAAGAGCATGTGGAAGTTTGAGCACACAG TGTCTGAAATCTTACTGATTAGCCTGAAGACTCTGCCATATGGAAATTATACAGTTCCCCTGAAGATTGCTGACCAACAGGGGGTGCAAGCAAACGATGTCTTGAAAGTGGTGGTATGTGACTGTGGGAACGGAACTGTGTGCAAGAACCGGCTACCACGATCCTCCACCCTCCATATATCAGCTATAGGAATTTTGCTGGGAATACTGCTCCTGATAGCTT tgctgctcttttgttttgcctgcaaatgtgaaatgaacagaaagaaaaagataaacGATTTCATGGAATTCTTGCAAGATGATGGAAACCAAACTTTGATCAAATACAACTTGGAAGGAGAAGGTTCACGCAAG CTTACACAGGCCGCTAATGGACATAGTGACACACATAAATCAAAGAACATCTGCGCAAACTCATCA GCTCCTCCACAATTCACCCACAGCCCAATTGGCTTTTATTGGAGCTTGTCCCCATTACAGCATACACAGGTCCCTATTGGACTTAGTGATGAATCATGGAACATCTACGCACCA ACCCGGACTAGAAGAAAGTATAGCACACACAACGCCACCAGG AGCCAATTAACCAGAGCCAATCAATCATCCTTTAGTTTCCTGTCACAGGATATAACGAAACAGCATCTAGAAAAG AAGCTCTGGAATCTTGCTACGGAGCAGAAGAACTTCCCTGAAGATCACCCACAAGATTACAGCTCTGAAGGAACCTTTACCGATGCTGTGTCAATTGACAAGCTCTCTGTCTACAGCACAGAAGATGATGGTCTGGACTTTCTGGTGGATTTGGGGCCAAAATTTTGCACTCTGGGTGAAATCGTGCAGCAAGGAATAAAAGAGAAGTAA